The Rhipicephalus sanguineus isolate Rsan-2018 chromosome 10, BIME_Rsan_1.4, whole genome shotgun sequence genome segment ATGGAGATGGGCCCAGCATCCGGAATTCGAAAATGTTTTGTTTATTTCCACCTTGGGCGCGCAGTTCAGAAGGTAGTTATTGttataggggcgaagcaccttggcACCTACCTTTGTCGTCggctctcactgtccgctgtcacggtatatagaaaacatGTTGCTATAGTGGAAacgtatgtgtgtatgttgcgattacgactacgattataaagtctcagataaaagtgAAATGCAGGACTGAATACGCTCCTGAAATATCTGAATAAAAATGATATTGAATAACAATTAAATGCACtataggatgactgccagttgggcgtgttggtataggttcatgatgaaacaagcgcgatatgtacgaagactcagaaaggacacaggacggagcgcttactagcaactgaaaattttattttggaaagaacaatcttatatgcataacatgcatccccgtcaccacacaccacccttgttatcacagagtgaatcaacaaaacaccactacgatagcccatcgcatacatcaagtaaacacgtgtaaagcccctccccccaccctcaaaacaagaaaaaaaatgcactggtTCATGTTATATCTAAAAAAGCAAATTCAGAATCGGTTAGCAGAACAGACGCCTGGCTAACACACTTCTCACCTCCTTTCCTAATTCGAAATGCTTCAATTATCTCTCTTGTCGTTCGCTTTCTGTGCATATCGATTATCTCTGTGTCACAAAGTTTTGGCTGGCAGGTGCACTCTTTGCAGTGCATCGCTAAGTGCGAGTACGGGGCCCCCTTTAGTGAACTCTCatgttcgcgaaggcgtacattCAGGCAACGTCCTGTTTGACCCACGTATTCCTTTCCACATGTGAAAGGAATACCGTACACTACATCTTTTTTGCACTCAACATACCTCCTACCATGTTTTATTTGACATCCATCTGTTTTTTCCCTGCTTTTCTTTGTGGCCAACCTTTTCACTGCCGGGCAAATCTTTGACAATctgtttttggctgaaaaaacaacccgcACCCCATACCTTGATGCAACTTTTTTCAACTGATGTGAGACGTTATGCAGATACGGGATGACCACTAATCGCTCTTTGCCGCCCTCGACTTGTTTGCCTTCTTCACTAGCGCTGCTTATTGTCCTCTTTACTTCTCGGCGATTCTTTTCACAAGCCAAGAGGAGACACTCGTCTGGATACCCAGCTCCCCTTAAGCGCTTAATCTGCTCGGAAACACTTTCATTTATCGAATGTACACATGATTTTGTGAGGGCGGATTTTATGCATGAAGTGGCGATCCCGTTCTTAACTATCTTTGAATGAGCTGAATGATAGCTGAGCAAAGGTTTCACTGATCTGGGGCGATACATCCAACACGTGTGAAAGGAACAAAGCTTAATTTCAAGGTCCAGAAACCGAATACGTCGTTCTTTTGGCACTTCAAAGGTAAACTGTAAGCCGCACCCATTTTCTTGAAAGTTCTCAAAACATTCACTAGCGTGCTCGTGCGCGGATTGTCTTTTACCAAAACAAGGTAGTCGTCCACGAATCTGAATAGCTTCAGACCCATGCCCTCTAGCTCTTTCTCCATAGCTGTGTCGAGTTTGCtcaaaaaaaatattgcacaggATCGGAGCGACGCTAGACCCAATACAAATTCCATACTTTTGGACGTACACTTTGTCACTCCACCCCACTAGCGTGGAACTTAGATACATTGACAGAATTTCCATAAAACCTTCTACGGACACCCCACTGGCGTTACAAAAAGCCACTTCATCATTGTTGTCTGTGATGCACTCTTTTACACTTTGTAGCAAAGGACCATGCGGAACGGAATAGTATAGATCCACAACATCAATACTGAAGGCATCGCAAACCGTCTGCATAACGTCTCACATCGGTTGAAAAAAGTTGCATCAAGGTATGGGGTgcgggttgttttttcagccaaaaacagATTGTCAAAGATTTGCCCGGCAGTGAAAAGGTTGGCCACAAAGAAAAGCAGGGAAAAAACAGATGGATGTCAAATAAAACATGGCAGGAGGTATGTTGAGTGCAAAAAAGATGTAGTGTACGGTCTTCCTTTCACATGTGGAAAGGAATACGTGGGTCAAACAGGACATTGCCTGaatgtacgccttcgcgaacatGAGAGTTCACTAAAGGGGGCCCCGTACTCGCACTTAGCGAGGCACCGCAAAGAGTGCACCTGCCAGCCAAAACTTTGTGACACAGAGATAATCGATATGCACAGAAAGCGAACGACAAGAGAGATAATTGAAGCATTTCGAATTAGGAAAAGAGGTGAGAAGTGTTAGCCAGGCGTCTGTTCTGCTAACCGATTCTGAATTTGCTGTTTTAGATATAACATGaaccagtgcatttttttttcttgttttgagggggggtgggggaggggctttacacgtgtttacttgatgtatgcgatgggctatcgtagtggtgttttgttgattcactctgtgataacaagggtggtgtgtggtgacggggatgcatgttatgcatataagattgttctttccaaaataaaattttcagttgctagtaagcgctccgtcctgtgtcctttctgagtcttcgtacatatcgcgcttgtttcatcataaATGCACTATGTTTGCGAAATCAAAAAATCTCGCTATCACAATTTCGAAGTGTGTGCACAGTGGGATATGGAAAGTGTCGTGCCTGGCAGTTTGTCTTCAAGGAGAAACCCTGAATaaatgctttcgtaagagcttgagtcggagacaacttGAGTAgttcgcggcatttcctcctccaaGGCGAAAGATATTTATGTTGCGATTACAATTACGAAACagcacaagcacaaaccctttatactagtcagcgatttcaacgtagacattatggacagcgactggattatgcagtatatgatgtctcgatacgctctacgatcataggtcggcaaactcactcatgagtcgactcactcagactcagatcgagccgtgagtctgagtctgagtgagtccgggtgagtaatattttggtgaattgagtccgagttagtccggttcTGAAAagtttcagtgagtctgagtccgagtgagtccggttgaggaacatttcagtgagtcggagtccgagtgagccctaagcgcaaaatatatttcttgagtgagtctgagtgagctccgcacttttctgccgacctatggttctatctaaacaacttcagagttattatcagccttatatcggctcacgtttatactcctgtcgactcgcacatacttcaaagcattagtgttcatacgccagctgaatatttattgatcagaggagtgagttacgaaaaggcgggggggggggggtaggtgacACAGGTTGTTATTGATAAAATTATCTCGTGTGAgtaatctctttcaataaaaatgtccttactggattgtaacCACCGATAACCTACATATGAAGGTACGAGcttaaaaggcgccaagtagagcaccatttaTGGTATATATTGGCGttgacaccatggttgaaaaagctaattatgtgctaacggactcatgagtcgactcactcagactcactcacactcaggtagatccgcgagtctgagtctgagtgagtccgagtgagtaatattttggtgagtttgagtccgagtgagtccggctgaaaaaaattttagtgagtctgagtcaaagtgagtccggttgaggaaaattttgccgagtctgagtccgagtgagctctaagggcaaaatatatttcatgagtgagtctgagtgagctccacattttttgccgacctatgtctacgatgcatttcatatgactggaaacaTCCAACAACCACCTGAGGAACTTGCATAGACCTTGTCCTTGCAAACTTTAGATTAgatccactcgaagaaccattggctctgcatttcacagaccacaaatgAGTAATAATGAatggaaaacggaatccagaactcaagacgacaTAGAATTATAACAcgaggattaaaatagaagagcattaaagaggaaccaaataaatacatttgtatatatatacgctttatgtcactcaatttacattcgcagggGCAACccgcgggtgacgtacggtgacataccggtacgatacccagtgcttcgccactcgtcccgattcacattagtggagatgcggtaTTTTTTCCCCGCCATTAAGGCTGTAGTCACGTACCGTATAATAATTTGATACACTCCAGCTCATACGGTGTGCACCTTCCAGATGAACTCGCTCAACCAGTGCTGCCGCATTCTCTTTGTTCTTTTCAACATAAACTGTTAAGCCTCAACACCGAGAAGACCTTAACAGCGAAGGTCTCCTCAGTGTAATGATCAGTCTTGACGGATGTCTAGCTCTGTCTTTATTTTAttggaagaaaataattttatttCAGGAAAGGAACTTCCATCACAGCCTCCACCATTCAATTCTTGTGTAACGTGATAGAACagtagcttgggctagttggtgatttagcaTCGACATGTTTTTGCACATGCATAGTCGTACgcacgaggaggggggggggggggcaggggtgccccccctagtcacctaagagggggcgcaaagtctgccccatacattgatttagaAGGCAGGGgggccgctgcgatgaaccttcgccccctcctgATGGAGAACCCTACGCACTCCTATGTGTACAGCGCATATTGAAAGAGGACAGATAATAGAACtcaacacagcgcctgtgttgtgtcttATTGTCGGTACTTGTTCAATTTGCGCTGTGCAGAGATGTTGTGTAATGTGTCCAGTGTGATATCACTGAAGCTGAGGACCAACGTGCAGTGTTCAGAGGGAGAATACGTAGAGACTTCATGCTGACGACTCCTCTTATCCGATTTCAGTTGTAATTACGAGGACTGCAGCGTAGGTGCACGAGAGGAAGGTACAGGAAAATGCTTAACGAAATGAGTGCTCGATTGATGGGGCTTTCATGCCTGGTATCCATTCATTTATTCACAAGAATGGTTAACGAACTTGGGATGCAGTGGGAtctaatgatttttttttgtctataaCTGGATTCGAATCGCCAGGTCATACATAGCGACGCCTGCTTGATAGAAGCAGCCAGGTATGCCTTACGTCAGGTCGCGttacaaaatacaaaaaagaaacttTATTCGGTTCACAGTGTGCATTGCAGACGGAGGAAAATTGGGCTAAAGGTGTTTCAATACACCTGACGAAGGCCCTACTTTTGTTCGGTAGTTCAGTCACATGGAGTTACAGCATAAAACTCACGCGTGTTGTAGAGTGATATACATTATTGCCACCAGCAGGGGATCAGACTGTGCCGTGCTGCTTCAATGCTGGCTCATCTTTATGTGCCACTGTGTTTCAGAGAAGGGAACAAGGAACTGAAAAATACGATGAAGTCGTTGTCAGTGATCGGTTCAGCACGACGTCTGGTGTTCCGACAGACAGAGGTTTTGTGCTATGCAGTGTAACGTGACGATATGTACCCTGCAGTCGTAATGTATAACGGATTGTATTATACAATCAATTATACAATCTGTTGTACTGTCTGTtataccatgtgtcagttatacaACGCAAGTTTGCGAATCATCTTATTATTTTGGTCTTTCGTTTACCTCGAAGGCTTACTGTTGGAACCATGCCCACGGCTGCCGCTACGTGGACGTGTTGCCTGCTGTCCTGCATCACTACGAACAAGACTGCAGCTACCACTCGACTCCGTGCTTGAGTTGCGGCGACAGCGTGCTTCACCGAGACCTGCCGCGACACTACAAGTCCGGCTGCCGCCGCCGCAAGCAGTCCGGCAAGTGGAACAGGCATTCGGGGCAAGGTGATGGTTCTGGCGAGTGGAGCGTCCTCGCAGCACCCGGAGAGCCGAAACTGGGTATCGACGACGCCCTGCTGTCGTCCCTGCAGAGCCAGATGAACGAGCTTACTCGACAGATGCGCGAGCTCGGCCAGGAGTTGCAAAAGGCGTCCGGGTCGCTGGTGGACGCCGAACTGGGGCTGGACAACGAGCTGTCCGAAGCACTGGAGACACTCTCCGTGGCCTCGGGCGAATCGGCCGACGCAGAGAGGCGCGTTCGCATCGCGTCTCAGTCCTCGACGGTTTCGGCAGAAGTCGCGAGCGGCGACACCGGCCGGGCCGGTCCGGGCTCGCATGATGCTGCAGCGGAACAGAAGGCTGGCGAAGCCAAAGCCGACACCAAAGTGGAAGCCAAAGCCGAGGCCAAGACCGGTAAGACGGTCTCGATGCCGTGGGCCCTGGAAGAGAGGCACATCCTACGCAAGCTGGAGGTCGTGGCCAACCACTCGCTCCTCTATCTCGAAACCCTGCGCCTCGGAGCTCCCGCTCACGAGTTGGCGAGCTGCGAGTTCGTTCCGCTGGGATCGCACGACACGATCGACGCGAAGCTGAGCCTGATCGCGCGCCGCCACCCTAGGCAGCGCTATGCCACTTACCGCTTTGTTTGCAAGAGCGCCGACCAGCTGTTGAAGCCCGGCGTGTTCGACCTGAAGCTCGCCGGGACTGCGACGCGCTGGCACCGTCGTGTGCTCTTCTTTACGGTGATCCTCGCTGTGCGATCGCCGGAGCGCAACCTGGAAGTGTTCGTCAAGTGGGGTCGCACCCTGGATGCTGACCGTCGGCCCCCGCAGATCATGAAGGTGGTGCTCGTCCACCGCGATTACACCAAGAATCGCGCCCTGGAGAAGGTGGTCAGTTTGCCCGTGGACGCCATCTTTCTTCCGGGATTTCACGAGAGGTTCAAGACGGGCTTCGCGGGTCCCAAGGACAGCGAAGACTTCATCCAAGACGGGGAGCTCAAAATCGAAGTCGTCGTAGGGGACTAGCCTGTTCCAGTGACCGCCGTCACCTTCTTTTCAGCATCAGGCGATGCGCATTCAACACTCCTCtgcctgttttctttttgtgaaaCGGGCGGCTCATTCGTATTGTGGATATGTTGTCGTTGCAGGTATTTTCATGCTCTGGGAGTTCATTTGGGCCAGAGCCTTGATTATCCTCTTTATTCCCCCCAcctattttcttattcttataTTTGCACGTTTGCCTTCGATGCACAATAATGGATGAACTCTGCAGCTCTAAATTTTGTAAAGTTGTTTCTTTACTTCAATAAACTTGAGAACTCGTCTTGAGCCTGGCCTGGTTAATGTTACTACACGACCACATAGCCTCCGAGGTCGGCGCGGATTGTCTACTGATCGGGGAAACGATTAAGCAAACAATTCTCATGGCATACGAAGTCTGGGAAGGTCGCGAAACTATTTATTCAGGAACTTAATTTCATACTGGTCGTCATGAATGTAACAGCGCAAGAGACAAGGACTGACGAAgataacacacacagcgctgactttcgcCAAAGTCCTTGTCTGTTACAACACGTGCTACCAACCTGCCCAAGTTTCCACACTAAAATTTAGGTAGCCGACTTGCCCGTGACGTTAATAAAGTTGCATCTCCCGAGGCGCATATGTGTTATTGATGTGTGTTTTCGAAATTGAATGACAGCTTTGGAAAtaggtccattcgattcaccctgcactatctgaactggttcatggtggtgacgtcagagtgccgtcgtcgtgcagggaacgtttcagaaagtgcagcagcaacgagatgccgaaacgaatatgggagtgcagatgtcgtgcaagccctctgctacggtcggctgtctcgcgaattgtggaggttgtaattcgtaaaagtcgccgccgcttacgctgcctggcatttcaaacATCCGGAAAACATTCAGTGACGAATTGTTGGGcgccgttaaaatagccacgaatgcagccggttgcgtcgtctgctgcggttacagccatcttgtgctgcacggactcggcactacctcacgagtaagtgcagggaattcgtgaactagccttgcacgacggctgcactttttcgaaacgaataccgcggtgccgacgccgccatgttgaactcgtgaaacgaatgccggagtgcagcgccaccgtgaaccggttcacgaagtgcaggtgaaacgaatggacctcATGAGTGCGCATGCGTAGAACTTATCCCAGAACGTCGTCGCAACATTTAAAcaggggtgctatcctggacttccgccattttctgtcgaatttgacgtaggcgtgacgtgtacacaatgatgacgcaaacgcatgaaatgcttgcgaaacgtgacgtgaagtggacataaaatacaaagaaacgcgcaattaagtaacattttgtttctgtaattgtaaatgcaacaacaaaaaaataaacggaaactgaagcatttagttttaaagtcgtgaagcggacgatatcgtctgcaattcaGCGCCATATCTGGAGATGAGcgaaagccatagtaacttttttagccaataagcgagcgagccaagccagcgtcgacattgccgacatcgttatttcgctggttgttttgtgtaggtgttctgtggttatgtaggcagatcgcgaacagtgggccgcgatgttgcatttttttaccgatcgtccctgtatggggagggtggtttgcaacttactaccggaggtacgatgggagccgtgacagacgatgacagagcgcctttaccgcctgggccccagcagcaggccgccgccggagtggcggcagctcgagctcgaggcgcggaatgacggtgcagtcaggtaagcttgcgtttcactcgggtggtgttgaagtttcagctatgcacatgcttattgcaggagaacaggcggatggccgttcgatttggcgacgcacgtttcggtggacgacgcccgcatcgttacaagtatgcgcgtcgaccccgtcttgggctgcggtggcccttcgttcccagggcccgcggcgtccagaagcgctataaggagctgcacagcattgcaagtattaataatgcccattctgttccttctgtcttttttgttgcggtggctgttccgcgtctagtttatcttaagtaatgtgccaactagccccccacagccagctgagttatttataacgtctccgatgcgcgaagtatcttcctgaattgtcgtgatcattaacatggtgctatatgttttgctgaggatgcgtaaggactactgtaagtaaaagttacaatcatgtaaatatacataagcagaagcaataagagttatgtttcaggacctcacgttacgcgcgatcagttgaatctgaaagataaagtctaggcgaatctcagtccacagaagtgatgcacctccgaaggtgttaactgtggaaggtacttccacgttgcttacaacatacggataagaagtgcataatggccacaataaagaagaggaattgtagtatttcatgcagttgatgttacattggactgacaacactaagaagtgcacaaactgcattcaaagagatgtcttttatgcagatgtgctggtttcaaaactggctggtacaatattagaggcatcctttgttgttcttggcagcagtgaatgataagacagtgatgtaagcaatgagacaacttgactgctttttattattgcaaggatgatgaattgactcacaatgatgaattaacagaagaagatcaattgactcacaatacattatgaaatatcatgtattactcttgcatgtaaacttttatagtccaccagagaaaccaggacagaaagtagctacacagtgctgtgcccacgttgcccctttcggtactggttcgttttgtgcctgtAAGCGTTTAcctagattaccaaccacagcaagcttgtgctcttgcatgtacgagtggctactacatgaatagagcttttgtacacacctgccagactcgtacagtcatcacatgggttcgcattgtgaataaagtgccgaaaacaatgctctggaatggcattcaatgttgcatgcactgctgcaaaataacacaggctgtttacagagtcactatggtctcaacaaactagtcgtgctatgatttgcggcagaaactgagcatgcttttgcctaactgcttcgtacaattagcatgctctcaatgaacgaacacaatgaaggttttgtcagaatacaattcctgcaagaacacaagtacaggggataggtataggatcgaatacaatgcaagtggctactttgtcatgagaaacagcaagagcttatgtgtttcacgtttctgtgcacatctcgcaggaatgtaaaccccattacatcgagtcgtgcccagctgtcaaccactacagagcgtgatcctgcctttgcctacccgcctggttcatgtctactgcagccgtatcgtcgctattgttgttgtaaaggtccgcatattctccatcgagttcttcagtgcaagtgatgtcgtctggctcaggcagctgctgccaaacaccgaggttgtgaagcacgacacaaactgcgatgatcttcgacgtgaagagtgggccatagtacagtgttctgtacctctgcaagcaccgaaagtgggccttgaggactccagtgcacagttatacgacgcaccgcagtgaagagtgggtgcggtggaatcgggcagcagaggattctgcaggatgtgctccagggatggggttaagcagccaaggttgaagcgagtatgcactatcacctgtggaggacagtgttccaattagcataatatgaatgtatacatgaatatgtactattcctttctcacttcttttaacttattcgaagacatcgtgtcactgatatgcactgctttccttttttttacagctagacatattcacagaattgcttgtctggttaggttacataattacggcttttgaaatgctccaacgaaaaaatggctttatcaactcaattccttcgtcaggaggaatgacaacgaagctactgaactgcagcccttaacttctttcatagaaaagaaggggcgagtgacagaaggcgcatcttctttggtggtaagggtgttgttctttcttttgggactgatgtgcggctgcagacggtcagcgcattcaaggcttggtttcccttagattttttttgtgcttaggccgtcaatgagacgtgacagcaggtttcttttgcaaccgtttgagttgttttttagtgctttttatgaaccatgactgaaatacctttgagttgtcagttgacttattttattgctatatagcacatggctgtgcttgcttatttgtattttttatacaagttgtcctttctacacataattgtatttatgaatgtacaacatctatggcagttgtatttgatgtattcttttttttaacatagcctcagattgtagcattttctgtatcatcgcatgcttactatttattatttcaccactttataataaaggatcata includes the following:
- the LOC125760203 gene encoding uncharacterized protein LOC125760203, coding for MTERLYRLGPSSRPPPEWRQLELEARNDGAVRRTGGWPFDLATHVSVDDARIVTSMRVDPVLGCGGPSFPGPAASRSAIRSCTALQECKPHYIESCPAVNHYRA
- the LOC125760202 gene encoding uncharacterized protein LOC125760202; this translates as MTALALGARARRLYVEDIHREPGLGSGRRGQVIVHTRFNLGCLTPSLEHILQNPLLPDSTAPTLHCGASYNCALESSRPTFGACRGTEHCTMAHSSRRRSSQFVSCFTTSVFGSSCLSQTTSLALKNSMENMRTFTTTIATIRLQ